The following proteins are encoded in a genomic region of Gemmatimonadota bacterium:
- a CDS encoding M20/M25/M40 family metallo-hydrolase produces MRTSRLLAVAAFSLIAATALPAQSAPQHPTAWDPKLLDRPDIRAAMSMIDRNFPQQVEEWVRLTEMPAKSGMEQARGAYLKAEFEKQGLTPTVDSIGNVIAVRKGTGGGPTIVIMAHMDVVFPNETPKQVRRAGDTLYAPGVGDNTASVANMLATLRTMNATGFRSKGDIIFIGTTQEEVGLKGAEYWLRTNPRPDLLIVPDGAYGSVAYGALGIYWTKYVFTSPGAHTLASRGRPTPVKALAEAIDRLYALQFPALPNGAVMNIGQVHGGNIYNAVPQELYFTVDLRSSDPALLDSLDRTITRITQAVADSFKVGLRVEVEQKNQAGGTEQQLAGARAHPLVQTAVDINRALGMTPGMPGAAEAVATGATDANPGVVRGIPSIAIGGAKASGAHQLTEYALASSALPSTKLLYLLTATFADGIRVMPAARFVP; encoded by the coding sequence ATGCGCACCTCACGACTCCTCGCTGTCGCTGCCTTCTCGCTGATCGCGGCCACCGCCCTGCCCGCTCAATCCGCCCCGCAGCACCCCACCGCCTGGGACCCCAAGCTCCTCGACCGCCCCGACATCCGCGCCGCGATGTCCATGATCGACCGCAACTTCCCCCAGCAGGTCGAAGAGTGGGTCCGCCTCACCGAGATGCCCGCCAAGTCCGGCATGGAACAGGCCCGCGGCGCGTACCTCAAGGCCGAGTTCGAGAAGCAGGGCCTCACGCCAACGGTGGACTCGATCGGCAACGTCATCGCCGTCCGCAAGGGCACCGGCGGCGGCCCCACGATCGTCATCATGGCCCACATGGACGTCGTCTTCCCCAACGAGACGCCCAAGCAGGTCCGTCGCGCCGGCGACACCCTCTACGCGCCCGGCGTGGGCGACAACACCGCCTCCGTCGCCAACATGCTCGCGACGCTGCGCACCATGAACGCCACCGGCTTCCGCAGCAAGGGCGACATCATCTTCATCGGCACCACGCAGGAGGAGGTCGGACTCAAGGGCGCCGAGTACTGGCTCCGCACCAATCCCCGCCCTGACCTCCTCATCGTGCCCGACGGCGCATACGGCAGCGTCGCCTACGGTGCGCTCGGCATCTATTGGACCAAGTACGTCTTCACGAGCCCCGGCGCCCACACCCTCGCCTCGCGTGGACGCCCCACGCCGGTCAAGGCGCTCGCCGAAGCCATCGACCGCCTCTACGCGCTCCAGTTCCCCGCCCTCCCCAACGGCGCGGTGATGAACATCGGACAGGTGCACGGCGGCAACATCTACAACGCCGTCCCGCAGGAGCTCTACTTCACCGTCGACCTCCGCAGCAGCGATCCCGCCCTCCTCGACTCCCTCGACCGCACCATCACCCGCATCACCCAGGCCGTCGCCGACTCGTTCAAGGTGGGCTTGCGGGTGGAGGTCGAGCAGAAGAACCAGGCCGGCGGCACCGAGCAGCAGCTCGCCGGCGCCCGCGCGCATCCGCTGGTGCAGACGGCCGTCGACATCAACCGCGCGCTGGGCATGACGCCCGGCATGCCGGGCGCGGCCGAAGCCGTCGCCACCGGTGCCACCGACGCGAACCCCGGCGTCGTCCGCGGCATCCCAAGCATCGCGATCGGCGGCGCCAAGGCCAGCGGCGCGCATCAGCTCACCGAGTACGCCCTCGCGTCCAGTGCGCTGCCCAGCACCAAGCTGCTGTATCTGCTCACGGCGACGTTCGCGGATGGGATCAGGGTGATGCCGGCGGCGAGGTTCGTGCCGTGA
- a CDS encoding NYN domain-containing protein: MNRVAVFVDAGYLFAQGSTLLTGAKKPRGDMRLDITATLGALSELAERVSGVPLLRVYWYDGTSIGPTAQHSAIAHMPSVKVRLGFVNRAGEQKGVDSLIITDMISLARNGAMADAVLLSGDEDLRVGVQQAQEFGVRVHLLGIKPSRGSQSLFLLQEADSTHEWGDSVVRRFLTFVPRGAESMALLTDAPASSMFGEAPSDTETVASELASSVAVASLEAVIAGFRSTAHIPREIDSVLLARARTVIGRDLEPKEKKALRMRFIAHCETRLPRG; the protein is encoded by the coding sequence GTGAATCGCGTCGCCGTGTTCGTGGACGCCGGATACCTGTTCGCGCAGGGCTCCACGCTTCTCACCGGCGCGAAGAAGCCGCGCGGGGACATGCGACTGGACATCACGGCCACGCTCGGCGCGCTCTCCGAACTCGCCGAACGAGTATCCGGCGTGCCACTCCTTCGCGTCTACTGGTACGACGGCACGTCGATTGGGCCGACCGCGCAGCACAGCGCCATCGCGCACATGCCGAGCGTCAAGGTTCGGCTCGGCTTCGTGAACCGGGCGGGCGAGCAGAAGGGAGTGGACTCCCTCATCATCACCGACATGATCAGCCTCGCGCGAAACGGCGCGATGGCTGACGCCGTACTGCTGTCCGGCGACGAGGACCTTCGTGTTGGCGTGCAGCAAGCCCAGGAGTTCGGTGTCCGAGTGCATCTGCTCGGTATCAAGCCGAGCCGAGGGAGCCAGTCGCTGTTCCTGTTGCAGGAGGCCGATTCGACGCACGAGTGGGGTGACTCCGTCGTGCGCAGGTTCCTCACGTTCGTACCGAGAGGGGCCGAATCGATGGCACTGCTGACGGATGCGCCTGCTTCAAGCATGTTCGGGGAGGCCCCCAGTGACACGGAAACCGTGGCCAGCGAGCTGGCATCGAGCGTCGCGGTCGCCTCACTCGAGGCGGTGATCGCCGGTTTTCGCTCAACGGCGCACATTCCTCGGGAGATCGATTCGGTCCTCCTCGCCCGTGCCCGCACGGTGATCGGGCGCGATCTCGAACCCAAGGAGAAGAAGGCGCTTCGGATGCGCTTCATCGCGCATTGCGAAACGCGGTTGCCGCGCGGCTGA
- a CDS encoding protein kinase — protein MTTPDRLRTALADHYRLDREIGAGGMATVHLAHDLKHDRDVAIKVLHPDLGAALGGERFLSEIRTTARLQHPHILPLLDSGAADGLLYYVMPLVTGETLRARLDRERQLPVAEAVRIAREMEKGRAPVMLYSNWIGGEGAR, from the coding sequence GTGACCACCCCCGACCGCCTCCGCACCGCCCTGGCCGACCACTACCGCCTGGACCGCGAGATCGGCGCCGGCGGGATGGCGACGGTCCACCTCGCGCACGACCTGAAGCACGATCGCGATGTGGCGATCAAGGTGCTCCATCCCGACCTGGGGGCCGCGCTCGGCGGCGAGCGGTTCCTCTCGGAGATCCGGACCACCGCGCGGTTGCAGCATCCGCACATCCTCCCGCTGCTCGACAGCGGCGCGGCCGATGGGCTCCTCTACTACGTGATGCCGCTGGTGACGGGCGAGACGCTGCGCGCGCGGCTCGACCGCGAGCGGCAGCTGCCGGTGGCCGAGGCGGTGCGGATCGCGCGGGAGATGGAGAAGGGGCGGGCGCCGGTGATGCTGTATTCGAATTGGATTGGGGGAGAGGGAGCACGATGA